The Mycolicibacterium duvalii DNA window GTACGGCGGCGGCTACGGCGCGCCGCAGGGCGAGTACCCGAGCGCCGGCGCGACGGTGACGTTGCAGCTCGACGACGGCAGCGGACGCACCTACCAGCTGCGCGAAGGCACCAATGTGATCGGCCGCGGCCAGGACGCGCAGTTCCGGCTGCCCGACACGGGTGTGTCACGTCGGCATCTCGAAATCCGCTGGGACGGGCAGGTCGCGCTATTGTCAGACCTCAACTCCACCAACGGCACCACGGTGAACAACGCGCCGGTCCAGGAGTGGCAGCTGGCAGACGGCGACGTCATCCGGCTGGGCCACTCCGAGATCATCGTCCGCGTTCACTGAGGCCGCACGGAAGCGGTCGTATCGGTCGACTCCCCCAGTATGGTGGCGGTGCCGTAGGGACAGGAGACGGAGAGGACGTCAGATGCAGGGCCTGGTACTGCAGCTGACCCGCGTCGGCTTCCTGTTGCTGCTGTGGTTGTTCATCTGGTCGGTGCTGCGCATCCTGCGTACCGACATCTACGCGCCCACCGGCGCGGTGATGGTGCGCCGCGGGCTGGCGCTGCGCAGCTCGCTGCTGCCCAGTCGGACCCGTCGCCACGTCCCCCGCCAGTTGGTGGTCACCGAGGGCGCGCTGGCCGGCACCCGCATTCCGCTGGGCACCCAACCGGTACTGATCGGACGGGCGGACGACTCCACACTGGTGTTGACTGACGACTACGCCTCGACGCGCCATGCTCGGCTCTCACCACGAGGTCCGGAATGGTACGTAGAGGACCTAGGATCCACGAACGGCACATACCTCGACAGGGCGAAGGTGACGACTGCGGTGCGGGTTCCGATGGGCACACCGGTGCGCATCGGCAAAACGGTGATCGAGCTGCGCCCGTGACCCTCGTCCTCCGCTATGCCGCCCGCAGCGACCGGGGCCTGGTCCGCGCCAACAACGAAGACTCGGTGTACGCCGGGGCTCGGCTGCTGGCGCTCGCCGACGGCATGGGCGGCCACGCCGCCGGCGAGGTGGCCTCCCAGCTGGTGATCGCCGCGCTGGCCCACCTCGACGACGACGAACCCGGCGGCGACATCCTCAGCAAGCTCGACGCCGCGGTGCGCGAAGGCAATTCGGCGATCGCCGAGCACGTGGAAGCCGATCCCGAGCTCGAGGGCATGGGCACGACGCTGACGGCGATCCTGTTCGCCGGCAACCGGCTCGGACTGGTCCACATCGGCGACTCCCGCGGCTATCTGCTGCGCGACGGCGAGCTCACCCAGATCACCAAGGACGACACCTTCGTCCAGACGCTCGTCGACGAGGGCCGCATCACCGCCGAGGAGGCGCACAGCCACCCGCAGCGGTCGCTGATCATGCGCGCGCTCACCGGCCACGAAGTGGAGCCGACGCTGAGCATGCGGGAGGCCCGCGCCGGTGACCGGTACCTGCTGTGCTCCGACGGCTTGTCCGACCCGGTCAGCCAGGAGACGATCGCCGAAGCGCTGCGCCTGCCCGACGTCGCCGAAAGTGCGGACCGCCTCATCGAACTGGCGCTGCGCGGCGGCGGGCCGGACAACGTGACCGTGGTGGTCGCCGACGTCGTCGACGTCACGTCCTACGACTACGGCCAGACCCAGCCGATCCTGGCAGGCGCCGTGTCCGGCGCCGACGATCAGAGCGCACCGCCGAACACCGCGGCCGGCCGCGCCTCGGCCTTCAACCCCAAACGGGCAGCCGCGAAACGCGTTGAGCCCCAACCCGAAGAACCGCCGCCGCGACCCCGGTCCCGGCGGCGGATGTTCATCGCGGGCGCCGTCGTCGTCCTGCTGGTGCTGGCCGGCCTGGCCGTCGGCCGGGAGATCCTCCGTAACAACTACTACGTCACCGAGCACGACGGCACCGTCTCGATCATGCGCGGCGTGCAGGGATCGTTCCTCGGTTTCCCGCTGCAAGAGCCCTACCTGCTGGGCTGTCTGAACTCCCGCAACGAACTCTCCCTGATCAGTGCCGGCCAGTCCCGCGACAACCTGGATTGCCGGCTGCTGGCCGTGGCCGACATGCGGCCGTCCGAACGCGCCCAGGTCATCGCCGGCCTGCCGTCGGGGTCGCTCGACGACGCCATCCGCCAGATCGAGGAACTCGCCCGCAGCTCCGTTCTCCCGGTGTGCACGCCCCGCACCACCACCTCCCGGCCTCCGGCACCGAGCCCGACCGCGCCCACGGCGCCGGGACCCACGCCGACCTCGACGACCCGGGCGACGCCGGCCGCACCGGCTCCCGGGCCCGGCGCATCGGGACCGGCGCCCGAGACACCGCGCACCGTCACCTCGCCGGCACCGCCGCCCGCGCCGCCGTCCCCGTCGCCGACGGTCACGGCGCTTCCGCCGCCACCACCGCAACCGGGAACGAACTGCCGGGAAGTGGCATGACGACCCCGCAGTCCCCGGTCGCGGTGACCCCGCCGCTGCCCAACCGCCGCAACGCCGAACTGATGCTGCTCGGCTTCGCGGCGGTGATCACCACGGTGGCCCTGCTGCTCGTCGAGGCGAACCAGGACCAGGGGCTGGACTGGGACCTGGCGCAGTACACGGTCGCCTACCTGGCGCTGTTCGGCGGCGCGCACCTGGCGGTCCGGCGCTTCGCCCCGTACGCCGATCCCCTGCTGCTGCCCGTCGTGGCGTTGTTGAACGGGCTGGGACTGGTCCTGATCCACCGCCTCGACCTGGCCGAAGGCACGACCACCGCGCAGGGTCTGGGCGGCTCGGCCGATCAGCAGATGTTGTGGACCCTGGTCGGGGTGCTCGGGTTCTCGGCGGTGGTGATGCTGCTCGATGATCATCGGACGCTGTCGCGGTACGGCTACGTCTGCGGTCTGACGGGCCTGGTCCTGCTGGTGATCCCCGCCCTGCTGCCCCGGTCGATGTCGGAGCAGAACGGCGCCAAGATCTGGATCAAACTGCCGGGCTTCTCCATCCAGCCCGCCGAGTTCTCCAAGATCCTGTTGTTGATCTTCTTCGCCGCGGTGCTGGTGTCCAAGCGCGATCTGTTCACCAGCGCGGGCAAGCACGTGCTCGGCATGGACCTGCCCCGTCCGCGCGACCTGGCGCCGCTGCTGGCCGCCTGGATCGCGTCCATCGGCGTGATGATCTTCGAGAAAGACCTCGGGACGTCGTTGCTGCTGTACGCGTCGTTTCTGGTGCTGGTCTACATCGCGACCGAGCGGTTCAGCTGGGTGGTGTTGGGGCTGGCGCTGTTCGCGGCCGCCAGCGTCGTCGCCTACTACGTCTTCGACCACGTCCGGGTCCGCGTCCAGACCTGGCGTGACCCGTTCGCCGACCCGGACGGGGCCGGCTACCAGATGGTGCAGTCGCTGTTCAGCTTCGCCACCGGCGGCATCTTCGGCACCGGGCTGGGCAACGGCCAGCCCGGCACCGTGCCCGCCGCGTCGACCGACTTCATCATCGCCGCCGTCGGCGAGGAGCTCGGTCTGGTCGGCCTGGCCGCGGTGCTGATGCTCTACACCATCGTGATCATCCGCGGGCTGCGCACCGCGCTGGCCGTGCGGGACAGCTTCGGCAAGCTGCTGGCCGCCGGGCTGGCCGCCACGCTGGGAATCCAGCTGTTCATCGTGGTCGGCGGCGTGACCAAGCTGATCCCGCTGACCGGCCTGACCACGCCGTGGATGTCCTACGGCGGCTCGTCGCTGGTGGCCAACTACCTGCTGCTGGCCATCCTGGTGCGCATCTCGCACAACGCCCGGCGACCCCTCGAGAGCAAGGCGCTCCCGGCCGGCAACATCGCCGCGACCAACACCGAGGTGATCGAGAAAGTATGAACACCTCACTGCGTCGCATCTCGGTGGTGATCATGGCCCTGGTCGTGGTGCTGCTGGCCAACGCCACACTGACCCAGGTGTTCACCGCCGACGGGTTGCGCTCGGATCCGCGCAACCAGCGTGTGCTGCTCGACGAGTACTCCCGGCAGCGCGGCCAGATCTCGGCCGGCGGACAGCTGCTGGCCTACTCGGTGTCCACCGCGGGCCGGTTCCGGTACCTGCGCGTGTACCCCAACCCGTTCACCTACGCGCCGGTCACCGGCTTCTACTCGCTGAGCTATTCCAGCGCCGGCCTCGAGCGCGCCGAGGACCTGATCCTCAACGGGTCCGACCAGCGGCTGTTCGGCCGCCGGCTCGCGGACTTCTTCACCGGGCGCGACCCGCGCGGCGGCAACGTCAACACCACCATCAAACCGCAAGTGCAGCAAGCGGCTTGGGACGCGATGGAGAACGGCTGCAACGGTCCGTGCCGCGGCGCGGTGGTGGCGCTGGAGCCCGCGACGGGCAAGATCCTGGCGATGGTGTCGGCGCCGTCCTACGACCCGAACCTGTTGGCCAGCCACGACCTCGACGCGCAGACCGCAGCCTGGGAGCGGCTGCGGGACGATCCGGGCTCACCGCTGCTCAACCGCGCGATCTCCGAGACCTACCCGCCCGGGTCGACGTTCAAGGTCGTCACCACCGCGGCCGCGCTGCAGGGCGGCGCCACCCCCGACACCCGGCTTACCGCCGTGCCGCGCATCCCGTTGCCCGACAGCACCGCGACGCTGCAGAACTTCGGTGGTTCAGCGTGCGGCAGCGGCCCGACCGCGACGCTGGAGTACGCGTTCGCGCACTCGTGCAACACCGCGTTCGTCGAACTGGGTCTGGACACCGGGTCCGAGGCGCTGCGCACCGCGGCCCGCGGATTCGGCATCGACGAGGCGCCCGCCGAGATCCCGTTGCAGGTCGCCGAGTCGACGGTGGGACCGATCGCCGACGCCGCCGCGCTGGGCATGTCCAGCATCGGGCAGCGTGACGTGGCGCTGACCCCGCTGCAGAACGCCGTCGTCGCCGCGACGGTCGCCAACGGAGGGGTCACGATGCAGCCCTATCTGGTCGACAACCTGCGCGGTCCCGACCTGTCCAACATCGCCACGACGGTGCCCAACGAAGAGCAGCGGGCGGTCAGCGAGGACGTCGCAGATACACTTACCGACTTGATGGTCGCCGCCGAGCAGGTGACTCAGCAGAAGGGAGCCATCGCCGGCGTGCAGATCGCATCCAAGACCGGCACTGCGGAGCATGGCACGGATCCGCGTAACACGCCTCCGCATGCCTGGTACATCGCTTTTGCGCCCGCCCAGGCACCCAAGGTCGCGGTCGCTGTGCTGGTGGAGAACGGCGGAGACCGGCTCTCGGCCACCGGCGGTGCCCTGGCGGCCCCCATCGGCCGCGCCACCATCGCCGCGGCGTTGCGGGAGGGCTCATGAGCTCCTTGGTCGGAGACAAACGATGAGCCCCCGCGTCGGAGTCACGCTGTCCGGGCGCTACCGCCTGCAGCGCCTCATCGCCACCGGCGGCATGGGCCAGGTGTGGGAGGGCGTCGACTCCCGGCTGGGCCGGCGCGTCGCGATCAAGGTCCTCAAGGCCGAGTACTCCACCGACGCCGAGTTCGTGGAGCGGTTCCGCGCCGAGGCCCGCACCGTCGCGATGCTCAATCATCCGGGCATCGCCGGGGTGTACGACTACGGCGAGACCGACATCGACGGCGAGGGCCGCACCGCCTATCTGGTGATGGAACTGGTCAACGGCGAGCCGTTGAACTCCGTGCTGAAACGCACCGGACGGCTGTCGCTGCGGCACGCGCTGGACATGCTCGAGCAGACCGGGCGGGCCCTGCAGGTGGCCCACACCGCCGGACTGGTACACCGTGACGTCAAGCCGGGCAACATCCTGATCACCCCCACCGGGCAGGTCAAGCTCACCGACTTCGGCATCGCCAAGGCCGTCGACGCCGCTCCGGTCACCCAGACCGGGATGGTGATGGGCACCGCGCAGTACATCGCGCCGGAGCAGGCCCTGGGCCACGACGCCACCGCCGCCAGCGACGTGTACTCCCTGGGAGTCGTTGGCTACGAATCGGTTTCGGGTAAGCGCCCGTTCACCGGCGACGGCGCGCTGACGGTGGCGATGAAACACATCAAAGAGACTCCTCCCCCGCTGCCGGGTGATCTGCCGCCCAACGTGCGCGAGCTGATCGAGATCACCCTGGTGAAGAACCCGGGCGCGCGGTACAAGTCGGGCGGTGCGTTCGCCGACGCCGTCGCCGCGGTCCGGGCCGGGCGCCGCCCGCCGCGGCCCAACGCCGCTCCGGCGATCGGGCGGGCCGCGCCCACCGCGGTGCCGCCGGCCATCGCGGCCCGCCCGGCCGCGGACATGACCGGGCGCGCTCCGGCGACCGCGGCCCGCGCCCGCCCCACCGGAAGCCACCGCTCGGCTCCGCCGGCACGACGCAGCTTCTCCTCGGGTCAGCGCGCGCTGTTGTGGGCGGCCGGGGTGCTCGGCGCGCTGGCGATCGTCATCGCGATCCTGATCGTGCTCAACGCGCAGGACCGCCGCGACCGCACGCCGCCGCCGACCGTCACCGAGACCCCGACCTCGGAGGTGGCGCCGCCCGCCGAGACGCCCGCGGCGGCGCCGGGCCGTGAAACTGTCCGATACTGGGTACCAACAGTCCTTGACCGCTCACCGCCGGCAGCGGTGACGCCGCCCGCACCAGAACAGACCTTGCGATGACGACCCCACAACACCTGTCCGACCGCTACGAAGTCGGCGAGATCCTGGGCTTCGGCGGCATGTCCGAAGTGCATCTGGCCCGTGACCTGCGGCTGCACCGCGACGTCGCGATCAAGGTGCTCCGCGCCGACCTGGCCCGCGACCCGAGCTTCTACCTGCGCTTCCGCCGCGAGGCGCAGAACGCGGCCGCGCTGAACCACCCGGCGATCGTCGCGGTCTACGACACCGGTGAAGCCGAGACACCGACCGGACCGCTGCCCTACATCGTGATGGAGTACGTCGACGGGGTAACGCTGCGCGACATCGTGCACACCGACGGTCCGATGGACCCGCAGCGGGCGATCGAGGTCATCGCCGACGCGTGCCAGGCGCTGAACTTCAGCCACCAGCACGGGATCATCCACCGCGACGTCAAGCCGGCAAACATCATGATCAGCAAGACCGGCGCGGTGAAGGTGATGGACTTCGGCATCGCCCGCGCGATCGCCGACGCCGGCAACCCCGTCACCCAGACCGCCGCGGTGATCGGCACGGCGCAGTACCTCTCGCCCGAGCAGGCCCGCGGGGTGAAGGTCGACGCCCGCTCCGACGTGTACTCGCTGGGCTGCGTGCTCTACGAGATCCTGACCGGCCAGCCTCCGTTCGTCGGCGACTCCCCGGTCGCGGTCGCCTACCAGCACGTCCGCGAGGACCCGGTGGCGCCGTCGGAACGGCACGGCGGCATCTCCCCCGACCTGGACGCGGTGGTGCTCAAGGCGCTGGCCAAGAATCCGGACAACCGCTACCAGACCGCCGCCGAGATGCGCGCCGACCTGGTCAAGGTGCACGGCGGTCAGGCGCCGGATGCGCCGAAGGTGCTCACCGACGCCGAGCGGACTTCCCTGCTGGCCGCTTCGCCGGGCCATCAGCACACCGAGCCGATCGCTGCGGGCCGGCGCCGTCGCGCGGCCTACGACGATTCGCCGCGCCGGGGATCGGTCAGCCGTTGGCTGGCCGCCGTGGCGGTGCTGGCGGTCCTGACCATCGTCGTCACCGTCGCGATCAGCATGCTCGGCGGCGAGACCCGCCAGGTCCAGGTGCCCGATGTGAGCGGGCAGCCGTCCGCCGATGCCATCGCGGCCCTGCAGAACCGCGGCTTCTCC harbors:
- a CDS encoding FHA domain-containing protein FhaB/FipA, with translation MQGLVLQLTRVGFLLLLWLFIWSVLRILRTDIYAPTGAVMVRRGLALRSSLLPSRTRRHVPRQLVVTEGALAGTRIPLGTQPVLIGRADDSTLVLTDDYASTRHARLSPRGPEWYVEDLGSTNGTYLDRAKVTTAVRVPMGTPVRIGKTVIELRP
- a CDS encoding PP2C family protein-serine/threonine phosphatase — protein: MTLVLRYAARSDRGLVRANNEDSVYAGARLLALADGMGGHAAGEVASQLVIAALAHLDDDEPGGDILSKLDAAVREGNSAIAEHVEADPELEGMGTTLTAILFAGNRLGLVHIGDSRGYLLRDGELTQITKDDTFVQTLVDEGRITAEEAHSHPQRSLIMRALTGHEVEPTLSMREARAGDRYLLCSDGLSDPVSQETIAEALRLPDVAESADRLIELALRGGGPDNVTVVVADVVDVTSYDYGQTQPILAGAVSGADDQSAPPNTAAGRASAFNPKRAAAKRVEPQPEEPPPRPRSRRRMFIAGAVVVLLVLAGLAVGREILRNNYYVTEHDGTVSIMRGVQGSFLGFPLQEPYLLGCLNSRNELSLISAGQSRDNLDCRLLAVADMRPSERAQVIAGLPSGSLDDAIRQIEELARSSVLPVCTPRTTTSRPPAPSPTAPTAPGPTPTSTTRATPAAPAPGPGASGPAPETPRTVTSPAPPPAPPSPSPTVTALPPPPPQPGTNCREVA
- a CDS encoding FtsW/RodA/SpoVE family cell cycle protein; this encodes MTTPQSPVAVTPPLPNRRNAELMLLGFAAVITTVALLLVEANQDQGLDWDLAQYTVAYLALFGGAHLAVRRFAPYADPLLLPVVALLNGLGLVLIHRLDLAEGTTTAQGLGGSADQQMLWTLVGVLGFSAVVMLLDDHRTLSRYGYVCGLTGLVLLVIPALLPRSMSEQNGAKIWIKLPGFSIQPAEFSKILLLIFFAAVLVSKRDLFTSAGKHVLGMDLPRPRDLAPLLAAWIASIGVMIFEKDLGTSLLLYASFLVLVYIATERFSWVVLGLALFAAASVVAYYVFDHVRVRVQTWRDPFADPDGAGYQMVQSLFSFATGGIFGTGLGNGQPGTVPAASTDFIIAAVGEELGLVGLAAVLMLYTIVIIRGLRTALAVRDSFGKLLAAGLAATLGIQLFIVVGGVTKLIPLTGLTTPWMSYGGSSLVANYLLLAILVRISHNARRPLESKALPAGNIAATNTEVIEKV
- the pbpA gene encoding D,D-transpeptidase PbpA encodes the protein MNTSLRRISVVIMALVVVLLANATLTQVFTADGLRSDPRNQRVLLDEYSRQRGQISAGGQLLAYSVSTAGRFRYLRVYPNPFTYAPVTGFYSLSYSSAGLERAEDLILNGSDQRLFGRRLADFFTGRDPRGGNVNTTIKPQVQQAAWDAMENGCNGPCRGAVVALEPATGKILAMVSAPSYDPNLLASHDLDAQTAAWERLRDDPGSPLLNRAISETYPPGSTFKVVTTAAALQGGATPDTRLTAVPRIPLPDSTATLQNFGGSACGSGPTATLEYAFAHSCNTAFVELGLDTGSEALRTAARGFGIDEAPAEIPLQVAESTVGPIADAAALGMSSIGQRDVALTPLQNAVVAATVANGGVTMQPYLVDNLRGPDLSNIATTVPNEEQRAVSEDVADTLTDLMVAAEQVTQQKGAIAGVQIASKTGTAEHGTDPRNTPPHAWYIAFAPAQAPKVAVAVLVENGGDRLSATGGALAAPIGRATIAAALREGS
- a CDS encoding protein kinase domain-containing protein; translated protein: MSPRVGVTLSGRYRLQRLIATGGMGQVWEGVDSRLGRRVAIKVLKAEYSTDAEFVERFRAEARTVAMLNHPGIAGVYDYGETDIDGEGRTAYLVMELVNGEPLNSVLKRTGRLSLRHALDMLEQTGRALQVAHTAGLVHRDVKPGNILITPTGQVKLTDFGIAKAVDAAPVTQTGMVMGTAQYIAPEQALGHDATAASDVYSLGVVGYESVSGKRPFTGDGALTVAMKHIKETPPPLPGDLPPNVRELIEITLVKNPGARYKSGGAFADAVAAVRAGRRPPRPNAAPAIGRAAPTAVPPAIAARPAADMTGRAPATAARARPTGSHRSAPPARRSFSSGQRALLWAAGVLGALAIVIAILIVLNAQDRRDRTPPPTVTETPTSEVAPPAETPAAAPGRETVRYWVPTVLDRSPPAAVTPPAPEQTLR
- the pknB gene encoding Stk1 family PASTA domain-containing Ser/Thr kinase, which translates into the protein MTTPQHLSDRYEVGEILGFGGMSEVHLARDLRLHRDVAIKVLRADLARDPSFYLRFRREAQNAAALNHPAIVAVYDTGEAETPTGPLPYIVMEYVDGVTLRDIVHTDGPMDPQRAIEVIADACQALNFSHQHGIIHRDVKPANIMISKTGAVKVMDFGIARAIADAGNPVTQTAAVIGTAQYLSPEQARGVKVDARSDVYSLGCVLYEILTGQPPFVGDSPVAVAYQHVREDPVAPSERHGGISPDLDAVVLKALAKNPDNRYQTAAEMRADLVKVHGGQAPDAPKVLTDAERTSLLAASPGHQHTEPIAAGRRRRAAYDDSPRRGSVSRWLAAVAVLAVLTIVVTVAISMLGGETRQVQVPDVSGQPSADAIAALQNRGFSTRTQQRPDSSVPPDHVISTEPGANTAVAAGDEVTLNVSTGPEQREIPDVSGLSYADAVRELTDAGFERFRQTTSTSLPEQRDKVISTVPPANQTSAITNEITVVVGRGPATATVPDCTGQTTEVCQQVMAASGFTKAVPVEVDSTVTAGQVVGSEPAAGETVPQDTVIQMQVSRGNQFVMPDLTGMFWTDAEPRLRALGWTGVLDKGPDVQNSGQRTNAVVRQSPSAGSPLTFGSRITLNFAS